Proteins encoded together in one Campylobacter peloridis LMG 23910 window:
- a CDS encoding PoNe immunity protein domain-containing protein, translating to MLRNTKKDEAYFTERILEWEEEVKEDEKRLLELPLGDERRENYFFSITDGKKCIALDKYSRGDDINIVKKDLEAYILEKEKNRLEFAIDIGYYRGNAIELCVRVLLDMDTTCLLELIEEDERKRRDILNRDWFLHFIGSKGKKLNLERKCACKEHELIKEFIATQDIEFLHKYMKKHTRLRDPLDTWDLEGAAIVKLMNLDKEEFKQYKYFPYDLI from the coding sequence ATGTTAAGAAATACTAAGAAAGATGAAGCGTATTTTACTGAACGTATATTAGAATGGGAAGAAGAAGTTAAAGAAGATGAAAAAAGACTCTTAGAACTTCCACTAGGAGATGAAAGAAGGGAAAATTATTTTTTTTCTATAACAGATGGAAAAAAATGTATTGCTTTAGATAAATACTCTCGCGGTGATGATATAAACATAGTTAAAAAAGATTTAGAAGCATACATACTAGAAAAAGAAAAAAATCGTTTAGAATTTGCAATTGATATTGGCTATTACAGGGGAAATGCTATTGAACTTTGCGTTAGAGTATTATTAGATATGGATACTACTTGTTTGCTAGAATTAATAGAAGAAGATGAGAGAAAAAGAAGGGATATACTCAATAGAGATTGGTTTTTACATTTTATAGGTTCTAAGGGTAAGAAGTTAAATTTAGAACGCAAATGTGCTTGCAAAGAACATGAACTGATTAAAGAATTTATAGCCACACAAGATATTGAGTTTTTACATAAATATATGAAAAAACATACAAGGTTAAGGGATCCTTTAGATACCTGGGATCTTGAAGGTGCTGCAATTGTAAAACTAATGAATTTGGATAAAGAAGAATTTAAACAGTATAAATACTTTCCTTATGATTTAATATAA